The sequence TAGACGAATGCTGGTGTGTCCTTTTTGTGGAATGCAATGTCGAGACGCCCACAAGATGGCTCGGCATCGCAAACTGCTCCATCTCAACCAAAAATACTTCCATTGTGAAATTTGTCAAGAAGAATTCACAGATATTAGCTACTTTGATGCGCATAAACGTTCCATACAGTGTCGAAATAACACGCAACGAAAGTTAGAAGAGGAGCAACTGTTACAAAACCACGCAGAGGAGGAACAAATACTGCTGCAGCAACAGGAGGAGGAAGATCATCCTGTCGAGGAGGTGGAGCAAAAGCAAGAACTGCATTTTGTAGCACAACAACAAGATGAATTACAGCTACAATCACAAACAGACGAGCTTTGTTATGAAATTACAGTAGTGAATAGCGATAATTAAACACAAACTttaaactgaaaacagaaaactAATATATGGTAATAATAGCCTTCAACTCCGCAACTTGCGTACTATATGATAGATGTATAGAAAAGTAATATGCGTTTaataaattgatattttcaCAATGTTTCCATTGATTAATAAAGAATAACTAATTTAAACAatagcaaatataaaaaaagattttcattataagttggaacaagaaatttatttatgaaaaatcaataaaattaagaatatgCAAGTTCTTTATTCTAAGGTTgagaatgtatgtacatatgtagcttTTAAATTATagtgtaaaatattataattattaattttaatgatatttgtttGATGGCAGAGTCCAAGAACTGACCAATTTTCATAAATGCTTATCTGAAACAAACTCTAAATTTATACCTTAAATACTTGTACttacaaacaaaatataaatacttaacACATATTTATCatcataatataaataaatatgtaatttcatGTACTTCTGAAATACTTAAGCTCGAACAATATGTCTTTCCTCTGATACTCATACAGCACTTTAGttcgatttttacaacaaaattcttGTGAGATATTCACTTGGCGTACTAGAGTTCATAAATAATCAAATTCAAAGAAGTTCTAACATTGTTTCACTTTCTGCTTCCTCGAGCGCTTCGATCGTTGTTATTGCATCCGCATCAGCATGCAAATAACTTTGATGATCTAGTAatgatttcttatttttaaattctaatttGCAACGCTTACATTCGTATTCTAGGTCCGCAGTATCATTAGTTATTTCTGTGGTAAGGGTGTTGCTTACTCGACCGTTACCGCCTCGCACTATATCATGTTTGCTCTTTTCATGCCATATTAAGGAAGGTTTTTGATTGAAACGCATATTACAAATGCCGCATTCGTAACGCAAAGCGTTTTCATGTAACTTCATATGATTCCGTAGCGATTCAATTCTTGTAAATGTTGCTTTGCACTGGTTGCATTTATGATTACGTTCTCGTGTATGCACCACAGCATGCTTTCGTAACTGATGACCATCATAAAACAGCTTTTCACATTTATCACACTTATGTTTTCGTTCACCAAGATGTCGCTTTTCATGAATATTTAAGGCACCATTCGTTACAAACCCGAAACCACAATATGTGCACACAAATGGCCGTTCGCCGGTGTGCCGTCTGATATGTGCACGTAATTCAGTGCGTGTGAAAAAGCGTTTATTGCACTCCGCGCAGGGAAACGGTTTATTGTTCAAGTGTCTTCGTTCATGTCGGcgcaaatttattatatttgcaaaGTCATAGCcacaaaatttacatttatattttctttcttctccaggATGTCTCGGATATTTGTAAACAACAGATCGAAATTTTGAGCTTTCTTCTCTTGGTGTATCAGAGGGAGGGTTTGAtagctttttctaaaaaatataaaacgagTTTGATGACTACATGGGACAGTTTGAAATTGAATGTTACTTACATTTTCGGGCGGATGCTGAGCAGTTTCATTCTGGCTGTCCACATTTACACGACACATGGATATTTTCACCGGCATATTTTCATCATCGATTATGTTCTCAAATTCTTTGGCGCCAGCGGCTGAACTGATTTCCGCCGAATAACTACTATCGCCTACGACATTAGTGTCTGTCAATATGTCAATATACTCTTGTTCCGCAActtcttcatcatcatcatattcCATCGATTCCGTATTCAGTTCTTCAAGAATGTCAACATTATCAAAGTGATTATCAAAAATGTGGTTGAGGAACTTGTCATAAGCACTGAATTTCTCAGTGCAAAACTTGCACTCTAGTATCATAAGGTAGTTATTTGTGATATACACTTCCCCACAGTGATGCCTTTGATCTGCAATTGCAGCCATCCTTAAGGTATATtcgtaagaaatttttatttaaaaggtgCACTGCGCTATGACTTAACGACATAAGAGTTTATAATTGTCGACTGAAAcaaatgcttcttcttcttcttaaaatatgtgTTCACGGTCAAGTTTACTAGAGACTTCTCAAAGGCCTACTATAGGTTcgatataatatttgtttgtaaaaaggcgtgaaaaatataatatattgaacAATTTAGATAAAAGAAAACTCAAATACCATTTTGCAACACAAccgttaaatagaaaaaaacgtttcaaATTTTAAGGAATTATTTGGTACAGTGTATTTATGAAGAATGCTAAACAGTAAATGCTATGAATATTTGCGCATCTGCAatgaattttttcaatgttacatgtaataaataattaagtcgATTCACAGTCACCTCCGATGGGATCATTGGTCTGGGCAGAGCTTTTGTCTTCGATTTCTTCGCGGAGAACATTATGCTTATTCTTCACATGCCATAACATCGTGGGCCTTTGATTAAAACGCATATGACAAATGATGCATTCATATCCTAATTTGTTTTCATGCAGTTTCATATGAGTTCGCAATGTTTTCTGCCGACTAAACTTGGCTTGACACTTTTCACATGAGTAATTACGTTCCTGTGTATGTACAACAGCATGTTGTCGTAGCTGATAGGCATCGAAAAAACTCTTTTCACATTGATCACATTTATGTTGTCGCTTTCCAATATGCCGTTTTTCGTGCATAGTTAATGTTCCAGCAGTTATAAAACCCTTGCCACAATATGTACAAACAAAAGGCTTTTCGCCGTTGTGCCGCCTTGTATGCGTGTTCAATTCCGTACGCGTATAGAAAGCTTTATCGCATTTTAGGCAGGTGAAGGGCTTTATAATATTGTGACGTTGTTCGTGGCCAGGCAAATTATGAAGTCCAGAAACTGCAAAGCCGCATATTCTACACTTGTATTTCCGATCGGCATCGCCTCCTTTCGAAGTAGTCGAACATGTTCGCAATGTTCGTATATTGggatttgaaattttggaaggctCCTcctccttaaaaaattttacatgtaaatggaatttttaaaatagtgTTCAAAACTTACGATTATATCCTCTAACACCACTGCATCATCTTCCATTGGCACTAGCACATCTGTTATCAAATCCTGTTCGTCAGTTCCATACGGAAAATCTTTCAATGTTGTCGAATCGATTTCTACGTATTGGTTATCTTTTGGAAGCTCACCATTATTTTGCTCTGGCTCAGAGGCGCGTTGCTTAGAGCCGCTCTTTGATTTTTCGGCTGAATTCCAATCATcaaagtgtttttcaaatatatgaTCCAGAAATTTAGTATAAACTCCGAACTGTTCATTGCACGATTTGCACTCAAGAATCATACTAAAATTGGACGTAATAAATACTTCGCCACAGTGAAATCTTTGCACTGTCGCCGCAGCCATAACTgttgttaaaatatatttttcattggtAATCGAAACAAGCGAACGACTCTATAACAATGCTTTTAAATGTTTACAGTAATACGCGGAGCAatgattttggaaaatatattctttttttttgttatttgtcaaaaatgatagaatgtattcaattcgccttggataTTTGTTGGGACAGAACGATAATCGATAATTTTGttcaatatatttcatatcttaAAAGATGTTCACATATGGGAAATTATCGAGCCAGATCTCGATAATTAATCCAACCGTTTACATATAAGTTTAATTAGCTGTCAAGTTTGCGTACATTTATTGTTGCTCGgagatttttgttgttgtaaacatTCCCCACATATATACGGGGAATACTGttaaagtgacagtccttggccgaatataaatccgggtcgttccggtacgTTGCACCGACTATCATGGGAACGTACTCTCAGATTCATGTTGCTTAGTTCATATTGACGTTGGATAAATACTATATAGAAGAACGGCAAAAAATGCATCAATTCACTTAGGGTCACTTTTTTGGTGCTAGTTTAACTGTAGTAGCTTTTTAAGCAGTGTTTAACCCTGCAAAATTGAGAGTCCTACGATAACAGGCCTGCGCTATTGTGTGTATCGCCGAAAAGACGAAAGTATCCATGTTAACATTTTTCAAGGCAAATCTATAAAAGGTGGTAGAactagagcaacaacaacattacatgtattttgtttttgcaattcaagttaaaaaaaatctactcTACTCCCAAACctgaatgaattcgccttgccggcatccattttttaactttgttcTTGATGTTTccaacaaaactaaataaataatcgaAAGCAGGATTGCACACCGAAAGTTATCATAATAACcctatggttattaataaatcCAGAATGACTGAGTGTAATCATGTAAAGTAAATAGGTTGCTTCCTGTTTCCATTAAAATCATCTAGaccaaatgaaattatttcatAAGAACCATTTCATGCTCCTTGAACACTACTACAAGCTTAGACTTAGTTTtctgaactgcaacggactcacgagcaagattgacgaaatagtcgacttcatgagctgcggtccaagagacaaaactgtACGCTAGCtccccctgattaccagggacggctacaacGTGCAtagaaaggaccgcgagcgagacaacggtggtggcctagcattcatagtccaccattcagtgcagtatcgtcgcagcgatgaaggcatcgaccgcagggacagcaccttagaatgtcaaggtatagctgtccggtcactcaatgccgagctcgaaatttataatatctatataccccctgtcacctgctgcccggcaggatatctccctgATATTGGTatgctcatcaggggagaaacccgattggtagtaggtgactttaacgcgcatcacgatttttggcattcaagcctgccaaatgatcgtaggggacagctattggcagagcagatagacgattcgacattcagcactgtaaacgacgacgccctcaatagggtagtgggcaattgtcatctcgatcgagaaacctgccgactttgtttccgcggatcacctgtcatatatcaactttaacaaagctgattggaccagattcgcggaatttactgaggagatcttcgcagccctacccactcccaccgatgtgcgcgcaggcaaacacgcattccgcaaggtgatcacagccgccgcggctcgcttcatacccgctAGACGGATCCGGGacatacgtcccaatttcccagccgaagcagctgaTTTGGCGAACGAGCGGGATCGCCTGCgtcaggccgatcccggggatcctcgaataaaggatctcaattcggagatccggcaactggtaacccgacacaagcggaccaaatgggtagagcatctgaagtcctgcaacttcacctctggtgtgagcaagctctggtccaccgtaaggtccctgtcgaacccgacgaagcacaacgtcAAGGTGGATATCATacatacaacagtgcaccgcttgctTTCTCCAGCGAAAGCAACATATGAAaccatctaaagccattggccctgacggactaaacatgctgatgctgaaaaagctgggtccactgGGAGTAGAATTTCTCACCAAGGTATTCAACCTGTCtgtggccactctcatcattcctgataagtggaaattagggagtggtcccactactgaagccagGGAAACCCgtcaaccaaggggagtcctatcgtccgataactctcctttccccagtagtgaagacgcttgaagcccttctactcccactccttacagaacacctgactccagcctcACACCCgcatggtttccgaagagtgcacagcaccaccacagcactcaccatcataaacacccaggtaaaccgtggAGTAAACCAAatcgcccctgcgagaggactgtcctagtagcgttggatttacaaaaggctttcgatacagtcagccacgccacgctactagatgacattttacagtcgacactcccgccagggctgaagaggtggaccgcgaactacctgagtggtcgtcactcgtcggtgatatttcgagaccaaacgtcaaaacagagaaaaataaagcagggagtaccgcagggtggtgtcttttcacccttgctttttaatttctacatttcgaaactcccccagccaccagagggagtctcactggtctcatacgccgacgactgcacgataatggcgtcgggcaatgacattgatggcctatgctccaaagtaaacgactacctcgcccgcctttctgacttcttcactgcgagaaacttaaaactttctcccactaaatccacggcgaccctttttaccacctggacaacggaggtcaagctgcaacttcaggtacacgtcgatgataccgacggtaaacaaccccagaatattgggagtcacctttgacagcttgctctccagcgcatacaaccgctattgcaacgagagtacagaatcgcaacaaggtcctcaagtcgcttgccggcagcacttggggcaaagataaagaaatgttgctgtcgtctttcaaagcaataggccgaccggttcttaactatgctgcgcctgtccaGAAGCTCCACACCTGCCAAAGTATTGCaattaggaccgcgacaggatgtctcctgatgtcccccatacaacacctgcacgacgaggctcacatgcttcctgtgaaggagcataacaatctgctcagcaagcagtttctgctagggtgtcaccgtaggcctcacccatgcagacacctgcttgagcctgagccacctcccaggcacatcaggaggcacttcctcaactacgtggacaaGGTTCCTgaacaaaacagacagaccactccaggatcggacagtgtacagacagaccataaacgacattcagcgggagacccttaccaccttcttaagctcccgacccccgaatgccgttatcggagtccaaccaccaccaattgcagacgaagagctccagcttccccgagagtcccgcgtaaccttggcacaattacgttctggatactgttgCAAGTTAAACTCCCCtaatccagaatcgaccccgacatactaaacatatgtccccgcacgacactaaccaccttttcacatgcctcttcaaacccactcatctaacacctctctccctctggacccaacccgtcgaaacagccagtttcctgggcctaccgttaggtgagctagacgaagacgaccggtcgttaccctacactgacagggcaaagatactgctacaacaacaacaacttagtTTCCCCCATTTCTAGCAAACATGAGAGATTACAGCCATTCGAAAccaaattgtgagagtaacttcgactGCCACGTTATATGGGAAATGACGCCCAATCCATCCacatcattcgttttgtgtttcacaaaatttagctttagcttaataagttcccctcaaaatttctttttttttttaccaatcgtttgttgttcagacggcaacgaagtaacatgcTATAGTATATTATTCCTAAAAGCATCTAAATTCGATAGAAACTTGGATGGTAATATAGAAAACCCTTTGAAAGTTTGACTTTTGCAGTATCGGGCAACCCACATTCCTTCTGTTGAAGGTTTCACGCCTGTTTCGACCAAAGTGGCGCTagtttatttatcattttaacCAAGTTTCAACGTACTTTCTTGcagattaattaaaaaactccCCCACAATTAAATTCTAAAACCGTCCTTCAAAGAAATACGTCCGTACCAAGCAGCTTACAATGTCTTCCAACTccgaatataatatttttattttagctttattaggtttagtattatttttattgatatagtGACGtatgcatatactcgtattgtGTAATTATAGAGCAATTAATTGGGACTTAGATTCACTTATATTTTATGAAGCTAATAGCAAAAATCAATATCAGAACTGCATTTTACAGGAAAAACAATCGCACAAATATTAATAACATAaacacatgttttttttttttaatttttcttaaacttaaagaaaaagcgtaactaaaatcaatatttattcTCTTTCCgtatagcaaaataaaaatcaattggcATTGCGCtgcaacaaaattaatttttgctgtaatatttacatttttagtaAATCTTCGATGTGGCtacgaaatattatatattcggACACGTTTTAAGGGGctggtttattttttctttagtgCAGCGCGGTTTGAGCCGACTAAACGAAAACTGCAGATATTGTAGTTAAAAATCTTATTATGTAAAAACGTATGGCAGTTTAATTGTTTGACTTTGACTTGAATCGTAATTTGGCCATTGATGTCATGACGCGGGATCACAGTGTGGTGTggatatacgtatgtatgtatgtatttaatagaATTTCTATGCAAGTATGTAAAGTTTATTGCATCATCTATAACAACTATTTACTGAATAATTTGCAGTGTTTTCGTTTAACCagctcaaaatgttttcaaatatttttcaaatgcacATATGTTTGCAacaaattatacatacatatataggtatatgtatgtgtaattaaTAGAAAagatcaacaacaaaaaatatacgtACGAGTATGTtgtaaaagaaatacaaaaagtgtaagtattataataatataaattagaGAACTAATTCCCTTTTTGTTTGCCAACTAaatgaaaatacatatatttttagatttcaatAAGCTTAAAATATAAACAAGTACTTTAGTGATCTTTTAATGCACAGAACTATGTATTGTTaaagcataaaaacagaatagagaacattttgaagttttcttatacatttttaatattcaatattttttcttttttaattaaatggttTGCTAACATTTACAGCTAATATCCCGCAGCTGTCAGCCAATTTTCCAgttttacaatttacaatttgcttaaaaatttaaattttccacaATCTGCTTCcagcaaatattcaaaaattaattgttttttttgtggtttcgtATATATAATTGTTGTGTTGTATGGGTTAACATGTACTAGATACATGTATGTAAGTTTGTAAACGGTACAAAATCTAttgttaaaactttaaaatctaAAAGCTcttagttttttgtatttacttttctCCTATTTTCAACTGTTTTGCTACTTGGTAACATTTCTGCTGTTATTTATAAGATATACTCTGGTGTGTAAGTGTATGTTAGTTGAAAATGTCCTTCAAGTTAATTGCAAAAATACAATACGCGCATTACACAGCGATAatgctttcaaaattgttggttctatttatacttatttcaattataaattttatgtttttttctatattaattttatatctgttcttatttttatactttcgtCGTAATGTATTTATCCATGCACTCATCTTACTTATCTGCATATctattatttgcaaaaaatgtgatttatcttttatttcaatttgagcTTATTAGCCACTaatcaataattaaaaattagtggTTTGGgcgtaattaaaagaaatatgttcTATGTTTGTAGCAATTGAGTATGTATATGAAAGCTTTAAAAGCTTAAAACAAGtttaaattctataaaaaaaattgtagtccTCTAATTGAAGGGGTCTTCTACTTTGTTGACAAATCCAAAGCGAAAGTATTGATCACTGGATCACTGCACATAGAGCATACAAAACTGAAGTATCTTCTGAGAGTATAGGTCTGATATTTTAGACCTGATATTTAAGAGAAAGcgtcaaaaatatatacatattgaaaatttaccacaaattttgaaaaa comes from Anastrepha ludens isolate Willacy chromosome 3, idAnaLude1.1, whole genome shotgun sequence and encodes:
- the LOC128859070 gene encoding zinc finger protein OZF-like, with amino-acid sequence MAAIADQRHHCGEVYITNNYLMILECKFCTEKFSAYDKFLNHIFDNHFDNVDILEELNTESMEYDDDEEVAEQEYIDILTDTNVVGDSSYSAEISSAAGAKEFENIIDDENMPVKISMCRVNVDSQNETAQHPPENKKLSNPPSDTPREESSKFRSVVYKYPRHPGEERKYKCKFCGYDFANIINLRRHERRHLNNKPFPCAECNKRFFTRTELRAHIRRHTGERPFVCTYCGFGFVTNGALNIHEKRHLGERKHKCDKCEKLFYDGHQLRKHAVVHTRERNHKCNQCKATFTRIESLRNHMKLHENALRYECGICNMRFNQKPSLIWHEKSKHDIVRGGNGRVSNTLTTEITNDTADLEYECKRCKLEFKNKKSLLDHQSYLHADADAITTIEALEEAESETMLELL
- the LOC128859073 gene encoding zinc finger protein 107-like; translation: MAAATVQRFHCGEVFITSNFSMILECKSCNEQFGVYTKFLDHIFEKHFDDWNSAEKSKSGSKQRASEPEQNNGELPKDNQYVEIDSTTLKDFPYGTDEQDLITDVLVPMEDDAVVLEDIIEEEPSKISNPNIRTLRTCSTTSKGGDADRKYKCRICGFAVSGLHNLPGHEQRHNIIKPFTCLKCDKAFYTRTELNTHTRRHNGEKPFVCTYCGKGFITAGTLTMHEKRHIGKRQHKCDQCEKSFFDAYQLRQHAVVHTQERNYSCEKCQAKFSRQKTLRTHMKLHENKLGYECIICHMRFNQRPTMLWHVKNKHNVLREEIEDKSSAQTNDPIGGDCEST